The following DNA comes from Burkholderia sp. HI2500.
CAACGCGCTCCCGATCCGTCGAACAGCAAGCGTGCTTGCAAGGTGTCGTGCCGGGGGTCGCGTCACGCGTGGCGGCGCAGGTCGCATGCGTTGGCGAGGCGCGCCCGGCACATGTCGGGGGAGGCGCCCGTGAAAACGACGGTGAACCAATGGGTAGCGGTCGCGGTGACGTGCGCCGCGAGCATGCATGTACTCGCGCAGGAGATCTACCTGCAGGGCGGCACGCAGGGCGTCGGCATTGGCGCGGCCGTGAGCTTCAATTCGATGCTCGGTGCGCATGCGGACTTCAATGCGATCGATCTTTCGCATGACTTCACGGTAGCCGGCAATCGCTATCAGGACGACCTGAAGCTGCGCCAGGGCGGCCTGTACGCGGACATCTTTCCATGGCGCGGCAGCGGCTTCCGGGCGACGCTCGGCCTGCGCTTCAACGACGACGAACTCCGTGGGGTATCGGTGCCGACCAATGGCTCCTATGTGTTCGGCGGCAAGCGCTATCCGGCGATGCCGGGGATGAACGCGGTGGCTGAAGCGCGCTATCCGACCGTGATGCCGTACTTCGGGATCGGCTACGGGCACCGGCCGGCATCGAAGGGGCTGGGCTTCGTCGCGGATCTTGGCGTGGCCTACGGGATACCGAAATGTTCGTACACGCTGTCGCCGGAACTGGCGGCCGCGGCCGGGCCGGCGAAGAGCCAGATCCTGACCGCGAGCGGGCTGGATTCGCTGCGGCAGGTGATGTCGCGCTATCGGTGGTACCCGGTGTTGCAGATCGGGATTTCGTATCGGTTCTGAGCGGTGGGCAGGTCACGGCGTGGCCGTTTGACGCTCGCGTTCGGGCGGTACCGATCGGTGTGCCGGACGCGCGCTGCTGCGTTTCGCGATGAATGGATGCTCGATGTAGCGATAGGTCAGCAACGCACAAAGTACTGCGACCAGCGCGCATCCAAGCGAGAGCATCCAGCGTTGCAGGTCGTCCGCGGAACCGATCTGGAAAACGAACCGGTTGATCGCGTGGATCAGCACGTACACGATCACCATGTGGATCATGTAGATGCTGAAGCTGACCGTGCCGAGCAACGCGAGCGGCCGGGTCTTGAGCACGCCGTAGAACGTGTTCCCGCACGCGACGCAGACGAACACGGGCAGCAGCGGCAACACGCCCTCGATCGAATAGCGTTCACCCGGGCTCGGGGCGACGGCAAGGATCAGCAACGCGACGGTGGCGGCCGATTTCGTGTCGAGCCGCGCGCGGATGGCGGGGTGCCGCGACATCTCGAATGCCACGGCACCGAGCGCAAACAGCAGGGCCAGGCTGCCAGGCTGCCCGAACAGCGTCGCGCAGATCGTGACGATCGCGAGCGCGAACAGCTTGCGCCACGCATGCGTCGCGACGAACCACGCGAGAAACGGAACGACGGCATAGAACCGCCATTCATATCCGAGCGTCCACCAGACGCCGCTCAGATAGCTGGTGTGTCGGGCGCCGTTGATCGGGAACGCGCCGAACCAGCCGAGCGACACGGTCTTGAGCACGTCGGCCAGCAACTGCGTCGGCGCGTCCACGA
Coding sequences within:
- a CDS encoding acyltransferase family protein, with protein sequence MDFVTPSFDTLLSPTPDKLYFPACLAAVAIIAWFVARHTPFYRFAVDQSLSMRYRNLDGFRGILATSVVFHHFACNQGLLTTGSWGTSPGFLRNLGTIPVAMFFMVTGFLFWERACKGTLDVRTFFVGRVRRVAPLYLACAIVIVVCTLVWFPRHVVDAPTQLLADVLKTVSLGWFGAFPINGARHTSYLSGVWWTLGYEWRFYAVVPFLAWFVATHAWRKLFALAIVTICATLFGQPGSLALLFALGAVAFEMSRHPAIRARLDTKSAATVALLILAVAPSPGERYSIEGVLPLLPVFVCVACGNTFYGVLKTRPLALLGTVSFSIYMIHMVIVYVLIHAINRFVFQIGSADDLQRWMLSLGCALVAVLCALLTYRYIEHPFIAKRSSARPAHRSVPPERERQTATP